The DNA segment CGCAGCATGAAGGACATTAAAACGCTGCAGTTGACACCAAATCCTGCCTTCACCGATGAGGACAAGACCGAAGGTCTGCTGGACACTCGCCATGCGCCCTACATCTGCAAATTGATTGGCCTGGAGATGTCGGGCAAGTTTCGCTTTGTGGCACTTTGGAGCTGTGGCTGCGTGATGTCGGAGCGTGCTCTAAAACAGATCAAGGCGAGCTCGGCGAGCACTTGTCCGCTGTGTCAGCAGCCGTATGGCGTGGAGGATGTCATAGTGCTTAATGGCAACGAGGAAGATTTGGAGATGATGAAGGTCAAGGCCGAGATGCGTTCAGCTAAGCGCAAGTCATCCAAAAAGGACAAAAAGAAGGATAAGAATTCAGAAACAGGCGTCAAGACGGAAACGGTTGTGGAGGCGTCTGAGACCGCTACCTGTTCCAGCATCAAAGTAGAAAAGCCCAAGGACGAAAAACCCtcgagcagcaacagtagtAAAGTGAAAGTCATAGCGAATCCCAAGCGTTTGGGCGCTGTGAATGCCATGCAAGATCCGGAACTGAAGCGCCTAAAGACCGATTTCAGCGTGGCCAAAGATCCCAAGGCTAGCGATGTATACAAGTCACTCTTTACAAGTCACAAGACTGACAAGGAGCAGGAGCGCGCTCACTGGATCACCTATAATCCCTTTTACAATTAGTTttcattaaagaaataatgactattttgttatttctaaAACGAAATTTACTTATAGTAAATAGAAATACTTCATTCTTCATTAATTCATGCTAGTTCCCAATTATTGGTgaatttatcatattttctctttttttattataaaacttaaaatgtCTATTTGCAATGATAAattgtattcatatttttgttagtttgtCGTGTATTTTCAGTCAGCATCAAATCAAGTTGTAACTGGCTGGAATATTTCATagtacaaaatacatatagcTTTGAcgataaattgtttatttaagcGCTTTCAATATGTATCGCGCTTCATATCAGAAGGGTTTTCTTACGATCCTCTACAGCGTGGGCAGCTCTCCGCTGGACAACTGGTCCACATTTGTAAGTATACTAAAGGGATACAAATTAGAATTCCTAAAGAAATATTCACAATTTAACAGACCAAAAATGGCTATATTAAGCGCATTTACGATGAAGATATCAAATCGTTGGTGTTGGAAATTATGGGTTCCAATGTGTCCACCACATTTATACACTGTCCCAGTGATTGCAAGGCTGAGCTTGGTATTAAGTTGCCATTTCTAGTCCTGCTCATCAAGAATATGcacaaatacttttgttttgagGTTAAGGTAAGCTATAGCTTTAACATTTGTGAGGTTATGTTGATGCTGAAAATGCACTTTAATTGCGACGTAGATACAAGATGATCAGCGTTTCATGCGCCGCTTTCGTGTGTCCAATTTCCAGAGTAAAACTTCGGTGAAACCTTTTTGTACAGCAATGCCCATGGGCATGTCACCGGGTTGGAATCAGATCCAATtcaatttggccgattttacgCGTCGCGCTTACGGTTCAAATTATTTGGAGACTGTTTCCCTCCAAGTACATGCCAATGTGCGAATTCGACGCATCTACTTCACCGATAAACTTTACACGGAAGCCGAGCTACCCAACGACTACAAATTGCTGGGCAAACCCAAGGATATCAAGAAAGAGAAACAGTTCAAAGCTCCGCCCACAGCGCGTCCTCCATCGCCCCTAAACACGGGACGACCCGAAGCGGCGCCCAAGCAAGTGAATGTGGAAGCAACGGCACTGGAAACGGAAACAGAAGTGGATGTTGCCCCACCGGAATCGAAGTCAATGGATGTGGGTCCGGAACCAGATACAGCACCAGCTGCTACTACAGAGCCGGAACCTCCAGCCCAAACCGAGGCTACGGAGGAGGCTTATTATtgattcatatttttacatagtgttttttaaatgtttcaattcaattttaactAGAGGGAGGCGTGGCTAAGCGACACAtaacaactaaattaaaagtCCTAGACATTTAGATATGATCATAAAATATGGCTATGTTAATTTGGTTCCACTATAGATTTTTGTGATAGCTATTTTGATACATGCAGACAAGTTCACAGGGATATAGATTTAAAATTCTGTGTAACGTAATAGAAAGTTTTCTttgaaaattagaaaaattgtAAAGGAACCTTAAAGGTTCATGAACCATTGCAATGCGGAAATAAGAGTACTTCAAATTGCTGATCTACTTGAAAttgttatacaaattataattttcgaAGGTATTACAAATCtcttaaatacttaataatagcaatatatttattgcccTTGGCTCTGAAGTTTATTCAAATGTAATACAGTAAAGGTTAATTATTTGGAAATCTGAAAATAACATAGAATAATCGCAACAACATTCAAACTGCATTCAATTGTAACAAAAAATGTGATAATTcgcattaaaagtttattgaatgcaaaaaatgcttgactaaaaacaaatgtgctttctttttttgttctgttaAATTACGTCGATTAAATTTTGCTAGTAGTTTAATCTTAGTTACGCAGTTAACTAGGCTAGGATGCGATCGCTTCATTCGCCATGCTCAACATATCTGCATCGATATTCTTCAACGCATTGTTGTACTCCGTGATCTCCAGTGCCTCCCACTCGGCCTTAAATGCCGCCTTCGGATCCTGTGGCATGGTCATCGCTGCTCCAGTCATAGCATCTGCCTGGGCTTGTGTCTGATCCGCATGATTATTCTCGCCCAGCACCAATGTATAAATGGAGCGCAAGCCAAAGACATTGAGGAAATACCACGATGCCGACGATACCCAGGCGGCGTCCAATGATGCAAGTTCAACGCCACGCTGTAACATAGGCTTGAAGCGCAACGTCAAGGGGAATGGCACTTTGGTGGTCACGAAACCGGAGAACATCCAATTGATCCAGCCACCAATCACAACCATGGGCAGCACATTGATGAAATTACCCTTGACCATGTCCGTCAACATGGCCGATGAGTTTTGGGCAACTGGAGCACGTTTCTGGGTCTTGAAGTAGCCCGTCTCCTCATTATTGAAGAAGTTCTTGCGCATGGAGAAGGATTGGGCgctcaaatatttgccattttcGCGCAGCAAACGGGCGCGTATCATCGCTTGACTGCAAACAGAGTTAATGCGTCAACTAGTTGTCAAATCATTCATTATTGAACCTTGCGCTCACCTGTCCATGATTTGGGTCATTTCGGCCTTCTTCTGTGTGGATATCAGAATGGAGACATAATGGCGCACAATGCCGACTAGAAATGTGATGAGTACGATGGGCAGAAAGACCCAAACGCGGATATCGGGATCAATAAGCAGTTCCGTCATCTTTTACGGATCTTTGTCGAAGTACTTAACTTAAgtgcaatttattaattaagttttttcAGCACCCCGATGAGGGCTGCTCGTTGATAGAGATGTACGTGGTGCTAGCGGCGAAGGTTATCGGCAATCATGACTGTCAGTTatcgaaatacaaaaaaacaactgctTACTAATCATAAATGAAAAGTATTGCATTCTATAGAAATAAGCACACTTTTTACAACTTCAAGTAATTtctttgtaaaataaattaaatttgaggCAGAAACAGAAAAGCAGATTAATCACAGTTTGAAaatagttatcgataaataaagTTTCACCGAACATTTGCGTATAattgctaaaataaatatttgatagtATCCGAAATGTACAGAAGATATCCTTCCTAATCGTGAGTGAA comes from the Drosophila sulfurigaster albostrigata strain 15112-1811.04 chromosome 2L, ASM2355843v2, whole genome shotgun sequence genome and includes:
- the LOC133843388 gene encoding replication termination factor 2 yields the protein MGCDGGTIPKRDELVRVKQKPEQKDKDAEREFRWLHCALTQQRLQEPIAMCTMGRLYSKQSVIERLLEKEKMPETSSHVRSMKDIKTLQLTPNPAFTDEDKTEGLLDTRHAPYICKLIGLEMSGKFRFVALWSCGCVMSERALKQIKASSASTCPLCQQPYGVEDVIVLNGNEEDLEMMKVKAEMRSAKRKSSKKDKKKDKNSETGVKTETVVEASETATCSSIKVEKPKDEKPSSSNSSKVKVIANPKRLGAVNAMQDPELKRLKTDFSVAKDPKASDVYKSLFTSHKTDKEQERAHWITYNPFYN
- the LOC133843397 gene encoding uncharacterized protein LOC133843397, which gives rise to MYRASYQKGFLTILYSVGSSPLDNWSTFTKNGYIKRIYDEDIKSLVLEIMGSNVSTTFIHCPSDCKAELGIKLPFLVLLIKNMHKYFCFEVKIQDDQRFMRRFRVSNFQSKTSVKPFCTAMPMGMSPGWNQIQFNLADFTRRAYGSNYLETVSLQVHANVRIRRIYFTDKLYTEAELPNDYKLLGKPKDIKKEKQFKAPPTARPPSPLNTGRPEAAPKQVNVEATALETETEVDVAPPESKSMDVGPEPDTAPAATTEPEPPAQTEATEEAYY
- the LOC133835042 gene encoding ER membrane protein complex subunit 3, with product MTELLIDPDIRVWVFLPIVLITFLVGIVRHYVSILISTQKKAEMTQIMDSQAMIRARLLRENGKYLSAQSFSMRKNFFNNEETGYFKTQKRAPVAQNSSAMLTDMVKGNFINVLPMVVIGGWINWMFSGFVTTKVPFPLTLRFKPMLQRGVELASLDAAWVSSASWYFLNVFGLRSIYTLVLGENNHADQTQAQADAMTGAAMTMPQDPKAAFKAEWEALEITEYNNALKNIDADMLSMANEAIAS